The genomic stretch ATCTAGCACGCGAATGGGAAGGAAAATCAGAACACAACGTCGTGTTCTTCGCGTTCTTGCACAGAAAACATCAACATGACCAAATCTCCATGAAAATCAACAAACCATATATGGTTGGAACCGGCATTCAACAAGGATCATGAATCTAACAGTGAAATTATCCAGCACTCAACATACAGAAAGACACGATCAAAAATAGTTTTGACATACAAACTTAAAATTCAGATTTCTTGATGATTAATGGATGAAATCGCGCGATTCAACTTTCAGATTACTCTATGATGAACGATCTATCGAATCCATATGTTGATTTCAAGAATTGGAGACTTCGAAAATTTACCTCTTGATGATCGCAGTGTGAAATCCGTGCGTTTCAGGTCCCAATCGAGTGAAACAGATGGTCTTGGATGTTGTAGGAGGTGGATAGTGATGAATGCTCAGCTCAACAATGCACGAGAATGGTGGATTTttcaactgccatggaagctCAAGATCTTCAACAGCTGCGAATTTGCACAGTTCTTCCAGTTCTTGCTTCAAACAGATCTTCTAAATCACCTGCAGATGAAGATCGAAGCAAGATACAGCACAAAGAGTGAAGAAATTTGATGAATGAGTGAAAAAAGTGTGTGTGCAAATTgtgagaaattgagagaatttgtgagattttggattttgatctgaaaaaatgattgttcatcctgaaattctgttaggattaggcTTTTATACCCTCTCTAAATCCatgccttaatcatgtttagcataATTGGATGTGATTAGCAAATGGAGCTTGTTATGGAAATTGGCCAATTTGCCGTCATGCACTTCCATGCAATGTAACAGTAATTTTCCACTTGAAGCAAGTCATAAATCACATTTGGAAGTGAATTGCATTGGTTTCATGTGAAAATTCCatgtattttgaaatttgacttttcttcccaccaaaaattaaatggttcacttcaaaaatgacctttttatgtgaaggtttcTGATGAAttgtgatgatggatttggatagtacacatcaaatgtggtttgctcaaaaaagaatcaaccaatttggcctaatggtttgaaagatatgccactttgaaattccaaaattcttgaaaatgatttgatcataacttgccaaccataaatgagaaatgagtgttcttggactttttggaaaggcaagaacaagatcttcaactttcatgttggacaaattttgatttgaagcttgattcatggtgtaattttgaggagaataactttccatttttggcaggtgaaaattacaggtcatttccattttgggaaactttttgtctgacctcaaatccttcactgcggatgtttgaaatgccaaatgaggcttatatggacatgaatgatacctttccaaccatcttacaccttcaaattcctgattaaatacacagttgaccacagttgactttgctagggttttggttgactgagccatgttctgatgaatttcaagcctctttctcttgagatcttgataccaaatgatatcacaactcatatgaatctctcatggatgatcatggtgcccaaattcttcaagaatggccaccatccattgcccaatggcttgcttgattgattgactgatgattgcttcagctgcaagtaacatggttagatgacaatatttttgtacttttggttagtaaacaaatgaaaagcaatgatatacaaatgcaatacatgcttggtgatcaagaaccacactcacaagatgacccacccactaggaggcaagcaaaggtgcacaaagatccttgaggcaatgttatgatatgacatgatgccatgagggatcttagggcaaaaattggggtcttacagatagcatgagggatcttagggtcaaaattggggtcttacaattatCACCATAAAGTTCACCAAAAGAATCACCATGAGCGTATCACCATTTATGCACCACATCATTCATCATACACAACAATTAATCAATGCAACGACATCAATAAATACAACAACCATAAAATATCAGCAACACAACAAATGCAAATTCAAAGGCATTTATTCATGTTAATTCACCAAAACAATAATACATAATTTGGTAAACACAATAGTTAGCTAATCGATCATACAAGTCACCATAAACATTGATACAGTAATCAAAGGATTATaaatcaaataattcaccaaGAACCATCATGAGGTAGCTCTGCAGGTTAGCTTTCCAATGTTTTGAACAGCGTCTCATTTGGACTTACGGAATagaagttatggccaaaatcGACGAAGGGGTCAACTGTCCAAAACAAGAGTCGATCGATTGCTCTAGGGGAACAATCGATTGTCTCAACTCACTGCTGATGACATCCATCATTATATGAATTTATTTGAAGAATCGGATCTAAGCAAGCGGAAGATGAgttaaaatgaagaagaaagaccaaagaatAAGGAAAAAATAACTAAGTCTGAAGAAACTGGACTTAGTGAAAAATCAGGTGAAAAAGGGAGCAAAAGCGTTTAACTATTGGAATAATCACACGCAACATCATGCATGCAATGAACCTGTACTAGATGCATCACGCGCACGATGCAGATCATAATGCACGTGATGGTCCATTTTCTGAGCTTTTTTCGGACGCGTATGATCCATTATGTGCTCTTTTTAAGGGGAAATATGCACTTTTGCAAGGGTCACAAAAATTGGCAGTGCAAGTACGATTTTTACAACATCAAAGATGGCTTCGAGGGAATTGGAAGCTATTGGAGGCCATTACTTCAAGGGAATTTACATGTTATTCTCatcttttttttttggtattgTAATATGAATTATGAGTAGATAAACTCCtttaggttaggttgtgttatgatgaacttattttaatattgttgggtaatatgttgatttgactttgtatgaaccttttgatctataatcttattcaattgcttattgttcttaatgcttttcatgtgagatactcttttaatctgattttaGAAACATAGGAGATACTGACCATTAGTTTTTGTGTTAGACCCAAGGAAATTGTTATAATTACGTtggttgaataggaataggagaccccgagtagtggccTGGGGAATTAATGTTTTGTGCATCACCTAATTCTGCTTACACTGGTGGACTAGGGTTAGGAAGCTCCGAGAAGTGATGAGTGAGTTATTTTGCGGGGGATTGGTTCTAGCGATTTTATTAATTTGTCGTGGAATTATAGTGATGAGATTATTCATATAAGTCATCAAGCATCAACAATATAGAAATAGGGGATTCAATATACAACCTAACCGCTTTCGTAATTTTGTTTAAAAACTTATTTACTTTTCACATTGCAAACTCGACCCCCCCCCCTCATTTAATATTTTATACACATTGCACAAAAATTGTCTTGTTCAAAAGCAGTCCCCGTGGATTCGATCCTAATTATTACTTCGACATTATCGATACACTTGTCtagaagtcatcaagtttttggcgtcgttgccaTGGACTGTTGATTTTCAATAGGGCGGCACTAGTCCAACGTTTTATTTTAAGTTTTTCATTTTTAGTGCTTTTATTTTCTTGTTTATCATATTTTTATTAAGGTACTTTCTATTTGTGTATGCACAACTCAGGATCGACATTAGTACTGTTGGCTCCGGAAATTGAAAGAACTGCATGTGCTCTCAGAAAAGCAGTTAGAGAAGCAACTCTTGGTGTCGAGATCCCAGTACAAGATCAACCACTAATTTCTTTTGACTCTGAAGAGGATATCACCAAGGAAGTTATACCACCCCAAGCTATGGGGGATTACTATAAAAGAACCGATGAAGGAAATGTTTCGAGGGGGTTTGTACTGACAGACCTTGCTAACTTTTATGTTAAGAATTTTGTACTTTCAAGTTTAAGAGACAATTAGTTCAATGGGAACACGTTTAGAGACCTGTGGGAGCATCTAGAATGCTTCTACGAAATAACTTCGATGTGCAAACCAACAAATGTCACTCAGGACCAGGTTAAGTTAGGTTGTTTGGTTTCTCACTAATTGGAATGGCTAAAGACTGGTTACTATGCCTTCCAAATGGAACAATCCGAACATTGAAGGAATTGGAGGACTGATTCCTTGAAAGAATCTTTACCACTACTCAGTTTGCCGAGCGAAGAGCAGAGGTTATAAATTCCGAGCAACAGAAAACTGAGTCGATGTATGACTCTTGGGAAAAGTTCAAACTTTTGTTACGCGGATGCCTGAATCACAATATTAATAATATGGAGCAAATGCAACATTTCACTAAAGGTCTCAAGAGTCAGACACACATGTCGTTGGATGCTTTCGCGGGAGGCATGATCCGATCAGTGACTGAACCACAAGTGAAAGACCTTATTGAGAATATGTTCTTGAATGAGTATCGTACAAAAAGTGAAGGGTCAGTAGCAATTGAAACTGTGGGCACGCCCAAAGGTATGTTAGTTGTTGATACCCATACTGTACTTTTAGCTCAAATTGAATTGTTAAATAAAACGTTAGTTGAAACCAACTTAGGAAAATCTAACATGAGTCGGGTACAAGCACTTAGGTGTGATTTTTGTGGAGGAGAACATGCAAACAAAAGGTTTTCTTTGGAAGGGTCAAGTGAAGAAGTCCAATTTTCTAATTTTCATAAGAACCACCCTTATTCCAACACCTACAATCCGGGATGGAAGCATCACCCAAATTTTTGTTGGGGAAACAACCAAAATTCAAGTGTTAATCAAGGTATGTAACAAGTCCAACAAGCTCCAATGCAAAGGAAACCTTCACAACTGGAAGATACTTTTCAAAATTTCATTAAAGTCACGCATAATAGCTTTAATCAGGTGAATAAGAACCATGAAACAATGAGTAGAAACCATGATGCGTCGATCAAAAATTTGGAGATGCAAATTGATCAATTATCCAGACAAACAACTGCTTTACCTAGCTCAAATGGAGGATTTACATGTAACACCGTAGATAATCCTAAGAATGAATCACGCAAGGTTGTGGAAACAGATTTTGAGGTGATCACCAAATAGGGTGAAGATGAAATAGTTGAAGAGGATGTGATTGAAAAAGAAGAGAGTGGAAATTAGGGTGAGAAAGAGGAAATAAGAGTCACCATTGAGCAACTGGTAGATAAAAACTCCCCTTGGAGGAGGACCAAGAAGAAAATCCTTAATGATCCAAATCCAGAGCTACCTGACTACATTAAACCATTGTATCCCATAATCAAGAAGAAACCACTTCATGAAGATGAGGCAAGAATGTTTGCAAAGTTTAAAGAGATGCTGACTACACTTCAAGTAAGTATTTTGTTTCAGGAGATTTTAGAACTAATGCCTAAAGTTGACAAATTTATGAAGGCATTATTAAAGGGGACGAAAGAGAAAGTGGTCAAGGAATAGGTAAACATGACTAAAAAGGATGATATGGCAGTGCCTCAAGCATTGCCACCAAAGATAAAAGACCCAGGTAAGTTTACTATTTATTGTAATATTTGTGGAGTAAAGATCCCACATGCTTTATGTGATTTAGGGTCAAGTATAAATTCCATTCCACTAAATAAGGTGAAAGAATTGAAAGAGGGCGAGATCACACCGAGTAACATGATTCTCACTTTAACTAATTCATCTGTTACTCAACCACTTCGTATCTTACGAGACATATTAGTACATGTCGATGGGTTAGTGTTACCTGTAGATTTTATGGTGCTTGATACAAAAGGAGATTCAGGAGGGTCGGTTATTCTTGGATGCCCATTCTTGGCAATCGTGAAGGCAAAGATAGATGTGGATATAGGTGAACTTATCTTGAAGTTCAACAAAGAGATAGTGATTTTTAATGTGTGTGAATGGACATCGTATATGGAAGACTTGGATACATGCTACCATATGGAGGAAAAGGTAGTATGGTCGATAAAGGAAGGACAACAAGTGAATTGACCGGCATGAGGGTATCCCTTGCACTTTATATGCCTTAGGCATGGGGTGTCAAGCTAATGAAGGAAAATAAGCGCTGGATGGGAGGCAACCCATCGGTTATAAtctgttttgttttgtttttcagaaTTTACATTAGATTATTCGAGACCTTCCAAGAGAGGAATTAGCTACTCAAGCATACCCATTTCATGACTAGATATGTTCTCTTTAATGAACAAGTTTGTAGTTGTGTTTTTTTCTCTCCAGATTTACAAGATTATAACTTTAGCAATTAATCAACGATCCAAAAGGAACTTGATCATCAGAATAACAACTTACAACTTGAAGCcaaaggatgagaaaagaatcaaaggacttgtactcaaccttcagatacctcaactagtaaggtttgagccaaatatttCATTGTTCACTATTATTTATTaagtgtatccatgcattattgtCTTATCTGGTGTGAACTATTTCCGATTAAATTTGTCTTGATTAATTAATACACACTAAGACAGTTGTTTGTTTATAACTTTGATCCTTTTCAAACCACCATGTAGTAATAGGTATATCCATTGATAACACTTTTGATATTATCCTTTCTTTTGGTGACTTAGCCTTAATTTTTAGCCGTATGACTTGAAAGATCTTATCTTTCCACCCTCTttttggagttaggtagaatAGTAGTTCTTAAAGTGAatgaaaaagattaagtttgggATTGCTCTTGTGAGTGAgcaaagttttaagtttggggttggggtactagagaaaaTTGGTCAAAATTTCAAAAGTTATGAGAAAATAAGAGATGAAAAAGACATTTcttaaaaaaaagagaaaagtaAAATAGTGTTAAGTATAATAATGACCACAGTCGAAAAATATCTAGTACCGTCAAGAAGAAACAAAAGGGTATGATGATAGAAGGATAAGTAGacacctaactccaaaggtttaaacctatTTTCCCAAAAAAATCTCACCTGAACATAAGTCAAGTTACAACCTAAAAAGTCCTAAAATGTGTGTGTTTTGATTTATTTGATGAATtctattagaacatgatcaagctaaGCATAAACGATTTTGCATGCTGATTGAGAGATGAGTACTCATCAATGTTTGAGGACGTTTTCTGAATTTTTTGGATGGAAGTTGGAAGCTAGAACGATGGCCAGgtaaagaaaaaaaattatttagtGATGTTAAATTGTTATTGTGCGACTTGTTTTTGTTGAAATATGCAGTTGCATGCGAGTTATTTGAGGAAAAGCAATGATTCAAGTTTGGAGTTATGATGGCAGTTCTTCATTGCATGAATTTAGTCGAAGAATCGGATCGAAACAAGTGGAAGATGAgttaaaatgaagaagaaagaccaaagaatgagAAAAAAATAACTAAGTGTGAAGAAATTAGACAGTGAAAAATCAGGTGAAAAAGGGAGCAAAAGTGTGCAGCTACTGGAATAATCATGTGCATCATCACGTACGCGATAAACCTGAACTAGCTGCATCATGCGCGTGAGGTAAATCATCATGCGCACGATGACCCTTTTTCTGGGCTTTTTTCTGACACGTCTGATCCACTCTGATCTCTTTTTAATGGGAAAATTTTCACTTTTGCAAGGGTTACGAAAATTGGCATTGCAAATACGGTTTTTACAACATCAAGGGTGATTTTGAGGGCATTGGAAGCTATTGGAGGCCATTACTTCAAGGGAATCACATGTTATTCTCatatattttttttggtattGTAATCagaattatgagtagctaaactc from Lathyrus oleraceus cultivar Zhongwan6 chromosome 7, CAAS_Psat_ZW6_1.0, whole genome shotgun sequence encodes the following:
- the LOC127103250 gene encoding uncharacterized protein LOC127103250, which codes for MTKKDDMAVPQALPPKIKDPGSSINSIPLNKVKELKEGEITPSNMILTLTNSSVTQPLRILRDILVHVDGLVLPVDFMVLDTKGDSGGSVILGCPFLAIVKAKIDVDIGELILKFNKEIVIFNVCEWTSYMEDLDTCYHMEEKIIRDLPREELATQAYPFHD